The sequence TCCTTAGACCACAAATACATGGCGCCGTCCATTAAGCCACTGATCTTTCCAAAAAAGGGTTTCCGCTCTTGCGTTGATACCCTTCAAGATGCAACCTCTTAATGCCGGTAAACATTTGGAGACCCCTTTCCGAAAGGAGGAGATCCTAAGCGTCTATCTAGAAGACATATTCCAATGTAACAATCCATAATTAAATTAGACCACCATCGCACCACACCAATCTAATTCCGTCAAAAACTTCCATCACCACTTTTCCAGCAATGCTTGATTGAAATTAACAAGGTAGAGAATTCCCCAATCCCCCTGATCACGAGACCGACAAATGTTCTTCCAACAGACTAAACAACAGTCCGTGTGGTTAATATCCGAACCTGACCACAAGAAATCTTTCTTGATATGGTTAATTTTCTTGATGACTCGACCTGGTAATCTAAAAAATAGACATCTAGTAAGTGGGGAGCGTAAAATAGGGACCCGAATTCACAAGAGTAAGGAGCCCCCAAAGAGAGATGCAGCACTTTCCAAGTTGAAAGATACCTTCTAATTTTTAGAATAAGCCCCTCACACTCTAGCTTTCGAGGTCTTCTTCCCGAAATTGGGATACCAAGATAGGTGATAGGAAGTGTACCCACTGTACAGTTTAAAGTCTCTGCTATTGTAACCTCTGGGAGCTCTCCCATATTACTCGAATATAGACAGGTTTTTGAGAAATTAGTCTTAAGGCCGGTCATACTTTCAAACAAGTATAAGATCAGCTTCACTGTCTTGAGATCCTTGAGACCTCTCATGGTTAACACTAGGAGGTCATCAGCATAGTGGAGATTGTATTTTACTTCCAAACTCACCGAGAGGGCACTTGATCAAGACCGAGATCTTAGTGCATGAAAAGAACATCGACTCAGTACATCCAGTCACTAGCTACGAACAACAAAGGTGAAAGCGGATCTCTTTGTCTCAACCCTCTTTGATAGCGAGCGTATCCATTCGAGAGCCATTAATAAGGATTGTTACCTTCAAAGAAAACTGAATACTCCAAATCCACCCCACCCATTTGCTCCCCAAAAGCCTCTTGCTTTCAAAATGGTCAAAAAGGAAATCCCAATCTCATCGTGTTGAATGCCTTAGCAAATTTGACTTTCAGAATGTGACCCGGCAGCCTACGTTTAGGGATGCTAAAAAATAGTTCTTCATCAATAGCAATGTTATCCAAAAATGCATCTCCTTTTTAAGGGGACACCAACTATTTAAAGCTTCGACTAAGAAATTCATAACCGTCGTAGGCTTGTTTGATGGGTTTGAAGTCATGTGTGAGTAATAACTTTATAGACTtcacaatattttatttttatttttgtttgagtaCTTTTTAGAGAATAAATAATGTATagataacaaataaaacatgggCGAATCCTAAATTTATTTGAGGTCCAAGCTTAtctcataaataattttatttagtggGGATTCAACATCATAAAATGATAATGTctaaaaaataagttaaaaacataaaaataatgataacctcttcaattatataatttttaataaaaataaaataaaactatattataatgaaaaatactCAATACTTAACCTGAAAACAGAAGATAATTGAAGAATATAAAGAAATCCAGTAAAAGATGAATGAAGATACTAGTCAATTGTTTTTGTCTTTGGAGGGGTCTATTCTCCTAGTGGTCTTTGTTCTTTTCCCCTGCTTTTGGTTTGTGCTGTGTCCTGCTGTTTTTTCTTCTCACACTCCCCTGGTAGATCGCTTGTGACTCTCTCCCGAAGCTTTGTCGTCTACTTTTTAACGCATGCGATGTACTCCACTAAAAATACCGTCAATCAATAGGGTGAGGAAGCTAGGAAAAAGATTTAAGTGCCTGAGATGGGATAAAAACTTTTAGAAGTTGGGGCAAAGGACTGGGACCCAAGAATTTGAATAATACATcccaattttatatttatagtaaATATTGAATTATGTATATAACCATTTcaatttagaatttttcttttattattatttttagttgagTTCCAGTGGTGTTACAATTTTTTGTAGTTGAGTGTTGGCGTTTAAAAGTCAATAAAACATTAATGTTCAATTAGTACATgttggtatttatttatttatttattaatatttttgcacAAAAATTGGTCAATATAAGGACCGGACTCTGCTCTGAACCTCTggtatataacaaaaaattgtAGCTCATCACTTAATTTCAATCAACATAAAGTTCCATTTGGTTGTTTTATAAGCCATAATTGACTTTTATGATAATATGATGAGAATGGGAGATGGGAGTGGAATACTAACCCTGTATGCATGGTGGGAGATGAAATTATTGGGAGGATTTCTATCTTCCTATTGTAATTAAGTAAAAGGtgaaaaatatgtaattaatcAAATCACCTTATGCATACAGCTGGAGACCCACAATCTCAAAAAGACCAGTTTGATAGAGTGGGGCATCCTCACATATATGTCCATGGAATACACTTCAATTAAACGATGTGGAACTAAGCTAAACTTGCAACATTACTCCTTTGATTAGATCCGCCGTCTTCGTTGAGTCAGGCAAGCTTCACTTAACAAAGCTTCACTCAGCAACACTTCACTCAGGTTTTTCTCGGTCAGTCCCTCCTCCAGCTCCGCACCACcaaatctcaacaaaaacatcaatgatGCACACAATGAGAGATCCATAAACTTAAAAAGTCAGGTTAATAAAATGGGGttatcctctatatatatatatatatatatggctataGACTCCCTTTTCAATTAGGTGATGTGGGACTAGATTAGACTTGTAATAACACCATGATCTAAAGGAGAATATACGTAGAGTATACATATATTTCTGATATCATATGCTATATGCATCCATTGTGTTTTGAGGGTCTATActtttatatactatattttggatgaattgtgatttatttgaatCACATTATTCTAGACCTTTGCTGCAGCACATTTCAGAGGCTTGCGTGTGTGTTTATTTCtgaattctcttggaaaaaCCTAACAGAGTACGAACGTCAGCAGTTGGGTACAGTTAATACAAAGGAGAAATGCAGACACATTAACATATTTATTACGTttagtttggtttttaattttgttcccGTAGATccaataggaaaaaaattaatgattcaGATTATATTGATTTACTGTTAGGATCGCGATTTACTGTTCAGATTAAAATacagtatattttaaattttttttactgtacTATTGTTCATAATTTTAATCTTATTAACTGCTTGTTACGAAcgtttttcaatatatatatatatatatatatattgtaagtTGACAACATGTGTTTTAAGccctgaaaatatataaatgataagtCTTGACAAAGTAAGTACTTAAAGTAGCAGAGCTTAATCAAAAGTTCAGCAAGGGAGCTTGAAACCCATATTTTTGCCGTCAGTGTAATCACTCCAAACATCTATTGCTCCAAATGAAGTAATAGAGATTGTACTCAGAGCCATGACAATGCTGACCATGAACACAATAAGAGAAGCTCTGCCAGACTTTATCACAACTCTCTCCATCATGATTAACCCAAGAGCTGAACCCACTATACACAGCTGAGCATAAACCAATGCTTGTTTGACACCTTTCATGCCAAGGATCAAGTATTGTGCTGAAGACATTGAAGAAGAGAACAACACCATGAAACatgttgttgctgctgttgtCTGAAATTTAAGTTGAAACATCAGAAGTGAGTaacttcttttttgttttttaaagttAGGAAATTGGTTAAATAGATGTGGAACCTGAGGAGGTACTCCAATTTGAAGAAGAACAGGATTAATTAGCAATCCTCCACCAATGCCTAAGAGACCACCCACAATGCCTGATAAGAGTGCAGCTACTGGGAAGATAAATTTGGGCTGTGTGCTAATCCCATTTTGGTTTACAATATTGTTCTGCATGAATGTCCACTTCACCCTTCTAGTTAGATATTgcatattcaaattaataacaTACTACACAGTTATTTCTTGTTAAACTAACCTTCATGCTGCTTATTTTTCATCATGATGATCTTCATTATATAGTTCTATGTTTTTGCATATAAGATGTATAGAGTGAAACCAATGGCAAGTGGAATCTGGGATAATGTGATAAGCCAGTAACCGACAGCACATGGTTTTATGTGTATGAAATTCTGCAAAGATAACTATCAAATGATCAATGAAAAACTAATGAGAGAAAGGGTGAGGttttaatttaatctaatttaatatatttaatggtttatccactttattaaaaaaacaaaagaaaagtttACTGTAATGGTTGGGTACAAAATGACAGCAGGTTTTTGATTGATCTCTTGTCACAAATGTTGTTCCCATTATGATCAAGTGGGAGGGTGGGTGTGCGATTATGACATTGTAAATAAATTGGCAAGTTTGATAACAAGActactttttggtttttatggGATCTTAATGGagtaaatatgaaataaagaacaAGATAACATAATTAACATACCTGTCCATCATTGTCAGCAAGAAGAACATGCAGACCAAAAAAAGACAACCACACAAATACCAAAATCACCAACTTTGCCCATGGAGTGCCCACAGTAGCACACACTATCTCTACATCCATGGCTGTAGCCACCTCCAAGCTCACCTCATCATCTCCACAGTCCCTTCTCCTAATCTCTTCAGTCTCATTTTTTTCCAATGTCTTACACCAGCACTGCATGTCTTGAATGTAGAAAAAGCCAGGAAAAGCAGCAAACAACACTGTTATCAGCCACTCTGGAAACATAATATTGAAGAATACCCCAACACTCACTCCAAGAAGCAAGCATGGCTGTGAGAGGAGTGTAATCTCATAGTCTATCAGTGAGGGTCCCTGAGAAGAGGTTATATATGACAGTGGTGAGAGACCCTCCAGTGACCATGAAGGCTGAGAAGGTGGCTGCTGTCCTGATTTGCAGGCCTGCAACAAGTTTCTAAGTATGGGGAGGAATAAGGGCCACCACCCAGACCTCCCTGCACTAGAGATTGAAGCagctaaaaacaaaagaatccaTGCAATGACTGTTTTGATATCTTTACTAGACATTCCTTGCATGGATTCCATCTGTTCAGCAACATGGTTGAGGATCTCCTCCAGGCTAAGGTGGCCAAATGGCTGTGACATGGTGTGATGCTTTTGAGGGAGAGAAGTTAAGTTTGCACTTGAGTTAAAGAACTTTGAAGGAAATTTGAGCGAATTGGGGTTAGGTTATTATTTGGTGTGATttacgtgtgtgtgtgtgtgtgtatatagtTGTTTGAGcttgttaaattattttattttaatttgaatatatatagagTTCTTCCTGTATTGTTTATATGAGTTTTTTTCCctcaaaaaagaagaataagaaatctctATCTTCTTGCTCTTGGACGTAAGTGCTActattttccttttgttttttttccatattattGATGTGTTTGGCATAACACACACGAACATCTTTATCATAGAGATATACAGTGATGTAAGGACCATCCTTATCGATAATATTTTTAGTGTCTATAAATGTATAGTGATGAAGAGGAAGTGAGTGTTCGAGGAAAGGTCCAGTGAATACCAAGATGTTTAATGAAATGGCTTGGTAAATCACCACATAGTTTCTCTGGTCAAAGGAAGCTAAAGAGAGTGGACTTTAGTGGACTTTTAAAATGGTTTGTAACCAGCCAATCCCAACACAGCACTaacttatatttataaaaattacagaTAGAGAAACACAAAGCTGAGCACCCATTGGTTGCCAGCCCACTAACTCAGCCCATTGGCCATGCCCTATCCTTAAACTGCTCCAGCATTGGCTAGACACTGAATACAAGAGATTGAGTAAATATGATACTCATTTCTCTCCATACACACCAACTAACTTAACTACCCCAAAAACACTGAGAACATGCTCATCTCCACACCACACGCAGGCATGACCATCCCGGCTTGGTACAGTGCCATGCTCTTCCCTTCTTCACCACTCCATCGCCTGCAACATCCCACAGCTACACCTTCATCCATGCTGTGATGTTACTTGTCTTGCATCTCCATGCCTCCTACCACCCGTTCACCTTCAATATATCACATTCTCAACATTTTtgtctatatatgtatagtGATGTGGCTTTTGAACAGTTTTCTTGAAATAAAAAAGTGCTCCATGTGAGATTTAAGAGGAGTTATTCATTTGCTAGGCAATTTAAATGTTCAATTTGAAAAAAGGTAAGCCCAAACTGGTCAAGTACACCCTTGCAAATGTCAGTATGATTCCAAACCTTAATAAACACAAAAGGCAAACTCAAGTCTCCTTTTCTCTCAACAAAGCAGAACCACATACTCTTTACCTGTGATGTGAAGAGTCACTCAACTGGTGTTGTGCTTTTTGTATGTCCCACAGCTGCAAATGCCCACTTGCTGCTAAATTGCTAATTAATCAACTTGCTCATCTTCTGTACAAGTATGCTTGATGCATGTGATGACCATAAGGTTGAGTGAGTTAATGccataaaattctaaaataatatgaGTTGGAATGGCGttaaaatctcaaaaaaattACTCTCACATAGTTTGGTTGAGCTCGATAAATTATCATATATGTGTTTAAGTGaataataaatactataaattattaaattgaatttatatataaatttttttatgtgatgATGACTATAAGgctaaaaaaatgatgagttgGAAAGAGAGTAATGTATTGatgattttcataattatttttttgtttcacaCAGCTCATGTGTTtaaattaatgttaaaaattgatTGGTCTCACgtcaatttgaataaaaactttagcattatttaaaaataatttttattcaaagttTTAACTGATCATGTGCCAACATCTATTTAGTATATTCACACCATGTCTTTtgcataaaaatatttgtgtttttatctaaGATGTAGCTAGGTTTTGAAACTCAATTCATTTAggatgaagatatatatatgtatcgaAAAATTAATTTCACGGAAGCGCACATTTTTGTCATATGATTTGTCcacatttctaaaaaatttttatgttatgtTTAATGAATGCGTTTTACTTATGTTTATTAGttacatatattcatataatatttttattatcatataaactaactttaattttataagcACGCTCAAAAGTATCAATTAACAAAGCCAAATGTTTATTAGAATACACCACAAGAACCCATTGAGAAAGCGCGAAGGAAATACCTACTCTCCTCTTCCAAAGAGAGTACATATCCTAGTTATtatacatcatatatatatatattctcatacTATAACATTTATACATCATAGAATGAGTACAACTCATATCTAAAGTTGCAACTCCCACCAATTACTCTTCCACCCCGCTTACCATCACAGCAGCTCGGAAGTTGACTAATGGCACCATCCAAACACTTCTTGCAGTCCTCCCCAGAAAGGTCTCTTGTACACTGAACCAGACCATAAAGCTTCTCTTCCCCTCCTCCAATCTTTATCTC comes from Dioscorea cayenensis subsp. rotundata cultivar TDr96_F1 chromosome 15, TDr96_F1_v2_PseudoChromosome.rev07_lg8_w22 25.fasta, whole genome shotgun sequence and encodes:
- the LOC120277190 gene encoding sulfite exporter TauE/SafE family protein 5-like, producing MSQPFGHLSLEEILNHVAEQMESMQGMSSKDIKTVIAWILLFLAASISSAGRSGWWPLFLPILRNLLQACKSGQQPPSQPSWSLEGLSPLSYITSSQGPSLIDYEITLLSQPCLLLGVSVGVFFNIMFPEWLITVLFAAFPGFFYIQDMQCWCKTLEKNETEEIRRRDCGDDEVSLEVATAMDVEIVCATVGTPWAKLVILVFVWLSFFGLHVLLADNDGQNNIVNQNGISTQPKFIFPVAALLSGIVGGLLGIGGGLLINPVLLQIGVPPQTTAATTCFMVLFSSSMSSAQYLILGMKGVKQALVYAQLCIVGSALGLIMMERVVIKSGRASLIVFMVSIVMALSTISITSFGAIDVWSDYTDGKNMGFKLPC